A DNA window from Gasterosteus aculeatus chromosome 16, fGasAcu3.hap1.1, whole genome shotgun sequence contains the following coding sequences:
- the twist2 gene encoding twist-related protein 2 has product MEEGSSCPGSPVDSLGTSEEELDRQQKRFPAKRRQSKKSSGDSSGSSPGPVKRAKKPSPSSNQSYEELQNQRCLANVRERQRTQSLNEAFSSLRKIIPTLPSDKLSKIQTLKLASRYIDFLCQVLQSDEMDNKMSSCSYVAHERLSYAFSVWRMEGAWSMSASH; this is encoded by the coding sequence atggaagagGGCTCCAGTTGTCCGGGCTCCCCCGTGGATAGTCTGGGGACcagcgaggaggagctggaccggCAGCAGAAACGCTTCCCGGCCAAGAGGAGGCAGAGCAAGAAGTCCAGCGGggacagcagcggcagcagcccgGGCCCGGTCAAGCGGGCCAAGAAGCCCAGTCCGAGCAGCAACCAGTCGTACGAGGAGCTGCAGAACCAGCGGTGCCTGGCCAACGTGCGCGAGAGGCAGCGCACGCAGTCTCTGAACGAGGCCTTCTCGTCGCTGCGCAAAATCATCCCCACGCTGCCCTCGGACAAACTGAGCAAGATACAGACGCTGAAGCTCGCCTCCAGGTACATCGACTTCCTGTGCCAGGTGCTGCAGAGCGACGAGATGGACAACAAGATGTCCAGCTGCAGCTACGTCGCGCACGAAAGACTGAGCTACGCGTTCTCCGTGTGGAGGATGGAGGGCGCGTGGTCCATGTCAGCATCCCACTAG